A DNA window from Castanea sativa cultivar Marrone di Chiusa Pesio chromosome 7, ASM4071231v1 contains the following coding sequences:
- the LOC142643595 gene encoding protein TUNICAMYCIN INDUCED 1: protein MAPKPVSLQCKSVFLLFFLIAIQTSSSSPLFSSSSSSSDFNPPYPKAISDLKEAIVKGLGFQADDFKVSGFDLRDAQVGHSVAYEFDVEIDNKVLPFKLLEDVNRWEYVDLPIFRVDNGLVEKGKSAPSLPVLAPFQLAGPMELWIQDAKDMRISLPHDVDAGVLKKVMLADGAVVTVKGARSVSLRHPLEFPLPLNRSQNGFASGLLTLAEQLRHASRTQGASLLSLRIVGPTSLTAPTSSSPSSTNRLKLKRLAPGLVELSSTSKALSTIDLQEDATTLLTPRHFTRMWPLPSVNGSNSNLLGFETLLSSVLGPKANKKGSFKLLKADVSAQTFLKIGFGVEKKLKEGDGFDFEGFPAWRTKPENVRMHFEVLAKVDGEKIVPERVMQVNPVIVEDTVAPNVAAGNVTMSKTPIIHPPSNPLTL from the exons ATGGCTCCAAAACCTGTCTCTTTGCAATGCAAATCCGTGTTCTTACTATTTTTCCTCATCGCGATCCAAACGTCGTCGTCTTCGCCTCTGTTttcctcctcttcctcttcctcagaTTTCAATCCTCCCTACCCCAAAGCCATCTCT GATCTGAAGGAAGCGATAGTgaaaggattagggtttcaagCGGATGATTTCAAGGTATCAGGCTTTGATCTGAGGGATGCCCAGGTGGGGCATTCGGTGGCGTATGAATTCGATGTGGAAATTGACAATAAGGTCCTTCCCTTCAAGCTTTTGGAGGATGTCAACCGCTGGGAATACGTGGATTTGCCCATTTTCCGAGTGGACAATGGGTTGGTTGAGAAGGGCAAATCGGCTCCCAGCTTGCCAGTTCTTGCTCCGTTTCAGTTGGCTGGACCCATGGAGCTTTGGATTCAGGATGCCAAAGATATGCGCATTTCGCTGcca CATGATGTGGATGCTGGTGTCTTGAAGAAAGTGATGTTAGCAGATGGTGCTGTTGTTACCGTCAAGGGGGCCAGATCAGTTAGCCTACGCCACCCACTTGAATTCCCACTCCCCTTAAACCGATCCCAAAATGGATTTGCATCTGGTCTTTTAACCTTGGCTGAACAGCTCCGCCATGCTTCCCGTACTCAAGGTGCTTCACTCCTCTCACTTCGCATTGTTGGTCCTACCTCACTCACAGCCCCCACCTCATCTTCACCCTCTTCCACCAACAGGCTGAAGCTTAAGCGCCTTGCACCAGGGCTTGTGGAGTTATCTTCAACATCAAAGGCCCTCTCCACCATTGATCTTCAAGAAGATGCCACCACACTTTTGACGCCAAGGCACTTCACCAGAATGTGGCCTCTTCCTTCGGTCAATGGTTCAAACTCAAACTTGCTTGGTTTTGAGACACTGCTCTCTTCGGTGCTGGGTCCTAAGGCTAACAAGAAAGGTTCCTTCAAGTTGTTGAAGGCAGACGTGTCAGCTCAGACATTTCTAAAGATAGGTTTTGGGGTTGAGAAGAAGTTGAAAGAAGgagatgggtttgattttgaggGTTTTCCTGCGTGGAGGACAAAGCCAGAGAATGTGAGAATGCATTTTGAAGTTTTGGCAAAGGTCGATGGTGAGAAGATTGTGCCAGAGAGAGTCATGCAAGTTAACCCTGTTATTGTGGAGGATACAGTGGCACCAAATGTGGCTGCGGGGAATGTGACAATGTCAAAGACCCCTATTATTCACCCGCCCTCCAACCCTCTCACCTTGTAA
- the LOC142642307 gene encoding uncharacterized protein LOC142642307, which translates to MGLTFALRNRHVLAKAKRRHHVFDPKSLNFCTFSHSQSQTSTKQNEDTVNEISAMLKQMNWQCLIESSDIPKKLNPEVVRSVLLQNKVSNPKRLLHFFDWSTSQMGGCPQNLNSFSTLAVSLCNLRLYAHASGVLERMVMTQKPVLEILDSILRCRVDCGGSKSDVMVIEILVDVYRKMGFLNEAVTVFLEAKNGGFLPRLLCCNSLLKDLIKCNGMELFWKVYDGMLEAKISPDVYTYTNVINALFKVRNVEGARRVLFEMEEKGCRPNVVTYNVVIGGLCRSGAVDEAFELKKSMAGKGLVPDKYTYSTLVDGLCRQKRLEEAKLVLEEMFNVGLRPDHFTYTALVNGFMKEGKVEEALRIKDEMVAHGIKLNLVTYNVLVSGFCKVGNVEKARTILKEMIAIGITPDTQTFTPLIDRYYQEKKLVKVYDLLLEMKKRKLEPTISTYGVIINGLCRCGDLQRANSVLEQMIAGGLKPNAVLYSTLIKGHVQESRFDEAVRILKGMRENGVLPDAFCYNSLIIGLCKAKRMDDAKTFLVEMIERGLKPNEYTYGAFINGYCKAGEMQLADRYFREMLDCGIVPNDVIYTALIDGHCKEGNITEAFSAFRCMLERGVIPDVQSYSVLIHGLCKNGKTQEAMEVFSELLDKSLVPDVFTYSSLISSFCKQGDLDRAFQVHEEMCQKGITPNIVTYNTLINGLCKFGAIERARELFDGISGKGLAPNGVTYATIIDGYCKSGNLMEAFRLLDEMPSKGVPPDCFIYSALVNGCCKAGDMEKALSLSHEMVQKGFASASSFNALIDSFCKSGKLVEANQLFEYMIDKDVTPDHVTYTILIDSYCKAGLVKEAEQHFLEMQKKKIMPNIVTYTSLFCGYNNMGKRNKMFSLFEEMVARGIEPNEMIYGLIGDAYCKEGNLMKTLKLVDDVLVKGMVLDSEIYDALIDSLCKKENFSEVLKLLDGAGELGLTLNLPTCRALMRGFYKVGNMDNAAKALETMIRIGWVPASNISGLINEGQSVTNSEKSVNILKQEISGVACQAEA; encoded by the coding sequence atgggTTTAACATTCGCTCTCCGAAATCGACATGTTCTCGCAAAAGCAAAACGAAGACATCATGTTTTTGATCCAAAATCCTTGAACTTTTGCACTTTCTCACACTCACAGTCACAGACCTCTACAAAACAAAACGAAGACACCGTCAACGAAATCTCGGCCATGCTCAAGCAAATGAACTGGCAGTGCCTCATCGAATCCTCTGACATACCAAAGAAGCTGAACCCAGAAGTTGTTCGCTCCGTTCTTCTTCAGAACAAGGTATCTAACCCCAAACGCCTCCTTCATTTCTTTGACTGGTCCACTTCTCAAATGGGTGGTTGTCCTCAGAATTTGAATTCTTTTTCGACTCTGGCTGTTTCTTTGTGTAATTTGAGGCTTTATGCACATGCTAGTGGCGTTTTAGAGCGAATGGTGATGACCCAGAAGCCAGTTTTGGAAATTCTTGATTCTATCCTTAGGTGTCGTGTAGACTGTGGCGGGTCTAAAAGTGATGTTATGGTGATTGAAATTTTGGTTGATGTTTATAGGAAGATGGGTTTTTTGAATGAGGCTGTTACTGTGTTTTTGGAAGCTAAAAATGGTGGCTTTCTGCCTCGTTTGTTGTGTTGTAATTCTTTGTTGAAAGATTTAATTAAGTGTAATGGGATGGAGTTGTTTTGGAAGGTTTATGATGGGATGTTAGAAGCTAAGATAAGTCCTGATGTTTATACTTACACTAATGTGATCAATGCGCTTTTTAAAGTTAGGAATGTGGAGGGGGCTAGAAGGGTGCTTTTTGAGATGGAGGAGAAGGGTTGTCGTCCTAATGTGGTTACCTACAATGTAGTGATTGGAGGGTTGTGCAGAAGTGGGGCTGTTGACGAAGCTTTTGAGCTGAAGAAGTCTATGGCTGGAAAGGGGTTGGTCCCGGATAAGTATACTTACTCCACACTTGTTGATGGGTTATGCAGACAGAAAAGGTTGGAAGAAGCGAAGTTGGTATTGGAAGAGATGTTCAATGTGGGTCTACGCCCTGATCATTTTACCTACACTGCTTTGGTTAATGGTTTCATGAAAGAAGGTAAAGTAGAAGAGGCCTTGAGAATCAAGGACGAGATGGTTGCCCATGGAATAAAGTTAAACTTGGTGACATATAATGTGCTTGTTAGTGGGTTCTGTAAGGTTGGTAACGTGGAGAAGGCCAGAACTATCTTGAAGGAGATGATTGCAATTGGGATAACACCTGATACCCAGACTTTTACCCCTCTAATTGATAGGTATTATCAAGAGAAAAAATTGGTAAAGGTTTATGACCTACTTCTtgagatgaagaagaggaaattgGAACCCACTATATCCACTTATGGTGTTATAATAAATGGTCTATGCCGTTGTGGTGATCTGCAACGGGCTAATAGTGTTCTGGAGCAAATGATTGCTGGGGGTTTGAAACCAAATGCAGTTTTGTACTCAACTCTAATTAAAGGTCACGTCCAAGAAAGTAGATTTGATGAGGCAGTAAGGATATTGAAAGGAATGAGGGAAAATGGGGTTCTGCCTGATGCTTTTTGCTATAATTCTCTTATAATTGGGCTTTGCAAGGCCAAAAGGATGGACGATGCAAAGACTTTCTTAGTTGAAATGATTGAGAGGGGATTGAAGCCTAATGAATATACTTATGGGGCTTTCATCAATGGATATTGTAAGGCAGGGGAAATGCAATTAGCAGACAGGTATTTCAGGGAAATGCTAGATTGTGGAATAGTGCCTAATGATGTAATCTATACAGCCCTGATTGATGGGCACTGTAAAGAGGGTAACATAACAGAAGCCTTTTCAGCATTTAGATGTATGCTTGAACGAGGGGTCATTCCTGACGTCCAAAGTTATAGCGTCCTCATCCATGGTCTCTGTAAGAATGGAAAAACTCAGGAAGCAATGGAGGTTTTCTCTGAACTCCTTGACAAGTCTCTGGTGCCTGATGTTTTTACTTACAGCTCTCTCATTTCTAGCTTCTGTAAGCAAGGTGATTTAGACAGAGCTTTTCAAGTCCATGAAGAGATGTGCCAGAAAGGCATTACTCCAAACATTGTTACTTATAATACCTTGATTAATGGACTTTGCAAGTTCGGTGCTATTGAGAGAGCTAGGGAACTGTTTGATGGAATCTCAGGAAAGGGTTTGGCTCCTAATGGTGTGACCTATGCTACAATTATAGATGGGTACTGCAAATCTGGAAATTTAATGGAGGCGTTTCGATTATTGGATGAAATGCCATCAAAGGGGGTTCCACCTGATTGTTTCATCTATTCTGCCCTTGTCAATGGGTGCTGCAAAGCAGGAGACATGGAGAAGGCCCTTTCCTTATCTCATGAGATGGTGCAGAAGGGCTTTGCTTCTGCGTCTTCTTTCAATGCTTTGATTGATAGCTTCTGCAAATCTGGGAAATTGGTGGAAGCTAACCAGTTGTTTGAATACATGATCGATAAGGATGTGACCCCAGATCATGTGACCTACACAATTCTGATTGATTCTTACTGCAAGGCAGGATTAGTGAAGGAAGCCGAACAGCACTTTCTGGAGATgcagaagaagaaaatcatGCCAAATATTGTGACTTACACTTCACTTTTCTGTGGTTACAACAACATGGGGAAAAGAAATAAgatgttttctctttttgagGAGATGGTGGCAAGGGGAATTGAGCCCAATGAAATGATATATGGCTTGATAGGTGATGCTTACTGCAAAGAAGGTAATTTGATGAAAACCTTAAAGTTGGTAGATGATGTATTAGTCAAGGGTATGGTCTTGGACAGTGAAATATATGATGCACTAATAGATTCCCTAtgcaaaaaggaaaatttttctGAAGTGTTGAAGTTACTTGATGGAGCTGGAGAGCTAGGACTTACACTAAATCTTCCTACATGTAGAGCTCTAATGCGTGGTTTTTACAAGGTGGGAAATATGGACAACGCAGCAAAGGCTCTGGAAACTATGATTAGAATTGGTTGGGTTCCAGCATCCAATATAAGTGGCTTAATCAATGAAGGCCAAAGTGTTACAAACTCTGAGAAATCTGTTAATATCTTGAAGCAAGAAATATCCGGAGTTGCTTGTCAGGCAGAAGCTTAA